A window of the Tunturibacter empetritectus genome harbors these coding sequences:
- a CDS encoding alpha-L-rhamnosidase, whose product MKTPRVAIFSFASVAQRASFLALSLSLCVSTASAAPIHLRVDQRIDPLGIDSTHPTLSWQSDATTRNWSQSAYRILVASAPDALRNGHADVWDSGKQVSSESVNVAYAGPALKSHQRCYWAVQTWDAQGKEERSSEVAWWEMGLLQPSDWKAQWIRRDNREEAEVLKTTSWIWLPDSDSERVSQGAEAEFRYNLHLDKVPSSASLHVLVGGIFTTQVNDTVTGHKDQWGAFDREDIRDQLHVGDNQIVVHVETPRSNESNKTFRAALAAALKLTDDAGKTRWIESDGAWQARSIKPVEDKEWSPAKKLGAFADLNFGVGTDRESRGQNPAVIESSTALLRKQFTPTRKVVSARLYVTALGSYQSYLNGKEVSKFRLTPGFTDYRKRVLYQTYDVTSLLVQGRNTIAAILGAGWHGSPLLWSGSRLFPGPDRLRAQLELTFADGTHQTIATDSSWETAASPIVSSEIYGGEAYDARLEVPGWNTSASPNSIKWSPVVVDDANTAMLVTAQPDTPVQPAQTVAPIAVTMVGSGNVQDAVFDMGQNMVGVARLRVHGGRGTTVKLRFAERLNPDGTVYTENLRDADATDYYTLSGHGEEEWTPAFTFHGFRYVQVSGYGGKPPLSALQGQVLNSLPASPAIRFESSSALLNKMSELGLWGQRGNFVSIPTDCPQRDERMGWMGDAGAFWRTGTYNFDIDAFSHKFMLDVTDAQSPDGAFANISPNLLQGRDGHPGAPGWGDAGVLVPYATWLQYGDAAVIEQSWPNMERWMEFILRTNPNYIREKDLGANYADWLAPDPHTPSDLVATAYWVIIARQMQTMATALGRTADAEKYATLISRIQAAYQQKYVHSDGLVAGDTQTSYVLTLYTGLAPRELEKSMTDRLVRDIQAHQTHLTTGFLGTPFLLSVLEAQGRSDVAYNLLLTSTYPSWGYMVDKGATTWWERWNGDTGDPSMNSYNHYAFGSVMAWVFRRVGGIDADPANAGFHHVIVSPHVEQGLSHVHTEYDSVYGTIVTDWTKTPNGQFQLTVKVPANTTATVLLPATPTSVAKQDGERITTPYKEGLMVREIGSGSYNFLVDSN is encoded by the coding sequence ATGAAAACTCCGCGCGTCGCAATCTTCTCGTTCGCCTCCGTGGCGCAGCGTGCTTCGTTCCTGGCACTGTCCTTGTCTCTCTGCGTTTCGACGGCGTCTGCTGCACCGATCCATCTCCGTGTGGATCAGAGGATCGATCCGCTTGGCATCGATTCAACACATCCAACACTATCGTGGCAGAGTGATGCGACTACACGCAACTGGAGCCAATCGGCGTACCGGATTCTGGTTGCCAGCGCTCCAGATGCATTGCGTAACGGGCATGCAGATGTGTGGGACAGCGGTAAGCAGGTGTCCTCGGAGTCGGTGAATGTGGCGTATGCCGGACCCGCGTTGAAATCTCACCAGCGCTGCTACTGGGCAGTTCAAACCTGGGATGCGCAGGGAAAAGAGGAACGGTCTTCCGAGGTTGCATGGTGGGAGATGGGCCTGCTGCAACCCTCCGACTGGAAGGCTCAGTGGATTCGGCGCGATAACCGCGAAGAGGCCGAGGTGTTGAAGACGACCTCGTGGATCTGGTTACCGGATAGCGACTCAGAGCGCGTCTCACAGGGAGCCGAGGCGGAGTTCCGTTACAACCTCCATCTGGACAAAGTTCCGAGCTCGGCCAGTCTTCACGTTCTGGTGGGTGGCATCTTCACCACGCAGGTCAACGACACAGTCACAGGGCATAAGGATCAGTGGGGAGCGTTCGATCGTGAAGATATTCGTGACCAACTTCATGTTGGCGACAATCAGATCGTCGTCCACGTGGAGACACCGAGATCGAATGAATCGAATAAAACCTTTCGCGCTGCTTTGGCCGCTGCTCTAAAGCTCACCGACGATGCGGGCAAAACAAGGTGGATTGAAAGTGACGGCGCGTGGCAGGCCCGATCAATCAAGCCAGTGGAAGACAAGGAGTGGTCCCCTGCGAAAAAGCTCGGTGCATTTGCGGACCTTAACTTCGGTGTCGGTACGGATCGCGAATCGCGTGGGCAGAATCCCGCGGTGATCGAGTCGAGCACGGCGCTACTCCGAAAGCAGTTCACGCCGACTCGCAAGGTGGTCTCAGCTCGGCTCTATGTAACTGCGCTGGGCAGCTACCAGAGTTATTTGAACGGTAAAGAAGTAAGCAAATTCAGGCTCACGCCAGGATTTACGGACTATCGCAAGCGCGTGCTGTACCAGACCTACGATGTCACTTCTCTGCTTGTCCAAGGACGCAACACGATCGCTGCAATCCTCGGTGCAGGCTGGCACGGCAGTCCGCTCCTGTGGTCGGGCTCGCGGTTGTTTCCCGGCCCGGACCGTCTGCGCGCTCAGCTTGAGTTGACCTTCGCCGATGGCACTCATCAGACCATCGCAACCGACTCCAGCTGGGAGACAGCCGCGTCGCCCATTGTCTCTTCGGAGATCTATGGCGGAGAAGCCTACGACGCCCGGCTTGAAGTTCCGGGATGGAATACGTCCGCGTCTCCTAACTCCATAAAGTGGTCGCCGGTGGTTGTAGATGATGCAAATACTGCCATGCTTGTCACCGCTCAGCCGGACACACCGGTGCAGCCTGCGCAGACAGTCGCGCCTATTGCAGTAACCATGGTCGGCTCCGGCAATGTGCAAGATGCCGTCTTCGACATGGGACAGAATATGGTGGGGGTGGCGCGCCTGCGTGTGCACGGAGGGCGTGGAACTACCGTGAAGCTTCGCTTTGCGGAACGGCTCAATCCCGACGGCACGGTCTACACTGAAAACCTGCGCGACGCTGATGCAACGGACTACTACACCCTCAGCGGTCATGGGGAGGAAGAGTGGACTCCGGCCTTCACGTTCCATGGCTTTCGTTATGTGCAGGTGTCTGGCTATGGCGGCAAGCCTCCCCTCTCGGCGCTGCAGGGTCAAGTGCTCAATAGCCTTCCCGCTTCGCCGGCGATTCGTTTTGAGAGCTCCAGCGCACTGCTGAACAAGATGAGTGAGCTTGGGCTGTGGGGCCAGCGCGGCAACTTCGTCTCCATTCCCACCGACTGTCCGCAACGCGACGAACGCATGGGATGGATGGGCGATGCTGGTGCATTCTGGCGCACAGGTACGTACAACTTTGACATCGACGCCTTCTCCCACAAGTTCATGCTCGATGTCACCGATGCGCAAAGCCCGGACGGCGCCTTCGCCAACATCTCGCCGAATCTTTTGCAGGGGAGGGACGGCCATCCCGGCGCTCCCGGCTGGGGCGATGCGGGCGTGCTCGTTCCGTACGCAACCTGGCTGCAGTATGGTGACGCTGCGGTGATCGAGCAGAGCTGGCCGAACATGGAGCGGTGGATGGAGTTCATCCTGCGCACGAATCCGAACTATATTCGCGAAAAAGATCTGGGAGCGAACTACGCAGACTGGCTCGCGCCCGATCCGCATACTCCCTCTGATCTCGTCGCCACGGCCTACTGGGTCATCATCGCGCGCCAGATGCAGACGATGGCCACCGCGCTGGGTCGCACCGCAGACGCGGAGAAGTATGCGACGCTGATCTCTCGCATTCAGGCTGCGTATCAGCAGAAGTACGTGCACTCCGACGGCTTGGTCGCAGGCGACACCCAGACATCGTATGTGTTGACGCTCTACACAGGGCTCGCTCCAAGGGAGCTTGAGAAGTCGATGACCGACCGCCTGGTGCGCGACATTCAGGCCCACCAGACCCATCTGACGACGGGCTTTCTCGGCACGCCGTTTCTGCTCTCCGTACTGGAAGCGCAAGGCCGCTCCGACGTGGCGTACAACCTGCTCTTGACCTCGACCTATCCCTCCTGGGGATACATGGTCGACAAGGGTGCGACGACGTGGTGGGAGCGCTGGAACGGAGACACCGGCGACCCATCCATGAACTCCTATAACCACTATGCGTTCGGCTCCGTCATGGCATGGGTCTTTCGGCGCGTAGGTGGTATCGACGCAGATCCTGCGAACGCGGGTTTCCATCACGTTATTGTTAGCCCGCATGTGGAGCAGGGTCTGTCGCACGTGCACACCGAGTACGATTCGGTATATGGAACGATCGTCACGGACTGGACGAAGACGCCGAACGGCCAGTTTCAGTTGACCGTCAAAGTACCCGCGAATACTACGGCCACGGTCCTTCTTCCCGCAACGCCGACGAGCGTAGCAAAGCAGGACGGAGAACGCATCACGACTCCTTATAAAGAAGGGTTGATGGTCCGCGAGATTGGCTCAGGGAGTTACAACTTTTTGGTTGATAGCAACTAG
- a CDS encoding beta-L-arabinofuranosidase domain-containing protein: MAVTRRKFLLNSTYAGAGFAVIGAMKPIALFGQTSEKEMAPYLTGIRMAATPATNYRAYRSKVVTTPDVTTWVQVDLKKSVPISAIQLFPASERMYPGRDQYYGGEGFPLRFKLEASDEANFAKPKTIADFTKSDFPDLKDNITQYAAHDVHGRYVRLTATRLRAVKAVASDSTPLGKEPQDSPDYTLMVAKMAVLSGGHDVALGSKVTADEQYGNSELVAQLTRPPRQDGEGIRVDNPHAVTDSATWRPAKYKAEAPKTGVTLDGGVFQEAMQNNIQYLLNSYTTDDLLRQFYERTGKIKNFKPTGSQVFWEEDLAGSNAGRFLMGAGNTIRWIDDPELRRRVNVVVDGIEECRQSNGYIMAYPEDTIFYSERAAYTRAWLTHGLLEAAYGGNPKALPMLRGYYDWFNQQPFLPDMLRGAIQGGQGMVANTRMCTSPMGKPADAQVIQRYYQEDGWMEGLAKHEKEQVWQYPYDRPHCYLLTNLEAYLDMYLATGDVRYRDGVLGAWELYRAHWQQAGGSISIIEFEKDPPNSNYLRQKLGELCGSSFWVFLSQRFQLLNPDEERYATEIEKSIYNVGMANQDGGVGLRYHTIMEGKKEKSTHENTCCEGQGTRLLGTLPEHIYSIAPDGIYVNLYEPSTIRWQQAGQPMELKLKTRFPYDTHVSGAVKVSAPTQANLRIRVPSWAAKEMAVSVNGKVAGSGKPGTYLAVNRQWSDGDVIEFVLPAEIRVRRYNGDDQIAGKKRYSVEYGPILLAAVGSPTANLTVDKGKEAEHLANHLEPVDGSPLHFTVRGNDGQKFVPYWKISEEEFTCYPQVTAMA; this comes from the coding sequence ATGGCTGTGACACGACGTAAGTTTCTATTGAACTCCACCTATGCAGGAGCTGGATTTGCCGTAATTGGCGCCATGAAGCCCATAGCCCTCTTCGGGCAGACGAGCGAGAAGGAGATGGCGCCTTACCTCACTGGAATCAGAATGGCAGCAACGCCGGCAACGAACTATCGCGCGTATCGCTCGAAGGTGGTTACCACGCCCGATGTAACGACCTGGGTTCAGGTCGATCTCAAGAAGAGTGTCCCAATCTCTGCGATCCAGTTATTCCCTGCGTCGGAGCGGATGTATCCGGGGCGCGACCAGTACTACGGCGGCGAAGGTTTCCCACTACGATTTAAGCTGGAAGCTTCTGACGAGGCCAACTTCGCAAAGCCCAAGACCATTGCGGACTTCACGAAGTCGGACTTTCCGGATTTGAAAGACAACATCACGCAGTATGCGGCGCACGATGTTCACGGCCGGTATGTGAGGTTGACGGCAACGCGGCTTCGCGCAGTCAAGGCAGTGGCCTCAGACAGCACGCCGCTTGGCAAAGAGCCGCAGGACAGCCCCGACTACACGCTGATGGTTGCGAAGATGGCTGTTCTCTCTGGTGGACACGATGTTGCCTTGGGCAGCAAAGTAACCGCGGATGAGCAGTATGGAAACAGCGAACTCGTGGCACAACTGACGCGGCCGCCGCGACAGGATGGGGAGGGAATTCGTGTCGACAATCCCCACGCCGTGACCGACTCCGCAACCTGGAGGCCGGCAAAGTACAAAGCTGAAGCGCCGAAGACGGGAGTGACTCTGGATGGTGGTGTCTTTCAGGAGGCGATGCAAAACAACATTCAGTATCTGTTGAACTCGTACACGACAGACGATCTGCTGCGTCAGTTCTACGAGCGAACCGGCAAGATCAAGAACTTTAAGCCAACCGGCTCACAGGTCTTCTGGGAGGAGGATCTTGCCGGCTCAAATGCTGGACGCTTCCTGATGGGTGCGGGTAACACAATACGGTGGATCGATGATCCTGAGTTGCGCCGCCGAGTCAATGTCGTGGTTGATGGCATCGAAGAGTGTCGTCAGTCGAACGGATACATCATGGCGTACCCCGAAGACACGATCTTTTACTCGGAGCGCGCCGCCTACACTCGCGCGTGGCTTACGCACGGATTGCTCGAAGCTGCCTACGGCGGCAACCCCAAGGCTCTGCCGATGCTGCGCGGATACTACGACTGGTTCAATCAACAGCCGTTCCTCCCGGACATGCTGCGCGGCGCGATTCAAGGCGGTCAGGGCATGGTCGCGAATACGCGTATGTGCACCAGCCCCATGGGAAAGCCAGCGGATGCACAGGTAATTCAACGCTACTACCAGGAAGACGGTTGGATGGAGGGTTTGGCGAAGCATGAGAAAGAGCAGGTGTGGCAATACCCCTACGACCGCCCGCATTGCTATCTGCTGACTAACCTCGAAGCGTATCTGGATATGTATCTCGCCACCGGCGACGTGCGGTATCGCGACGGAGTTCTTGGAGCATGGGAGCTCTATCGCGCACACTGGCAGCAGGCCGGAGGAAGCATCTCGATCATCGAGTTCGAGAAGGATCCGCCCAACAGCAACTATCTTCGCCAGAAACTGGGAGAGCTTTGCGGCAGCAGTTTCTGGGTCTTTTTGAGCCAGCGCTTTCAGCTGCTAAATCCGGACGAGGAGCGCTATGCTACAGAGATCGAGAAGTCGATCTACAACGTTGGCATGGCGAACCAGGATGGCGGCGTCGGCCTGCGCTATCACACGATCATGGAAGGCAAGAAAGAAAAGTCGACGCACGAGAACACGTGCTGCGAAGGACAGGGGACCAGGCTGCTTGGAACTCTGCCGGAGCACATCTACTCCATCGCGCCGGATGGGATCTATGTAAACCTCTACGAGCCTTCGACGATTCGCTGGCAGCAGGCAGGTCAGCCGATGGAGTTGAAGCTGAAGACTCGCTTCCCCTACGACACCCACGTTAGCGGCGCGGTGAAGGTCTCGGCGCCCACACAAGCTAATCTTCGGATTCGAGTTCCTTCCTGGGCGGCGAAGGAGATGGCGGTTTCGGTAAACGGCAAGGTTGCAGGCTCTGGTAAGCCCGGCACTTATCTCGCAGTCAACCGTCAGTGGAGCGATGGGGACGTCATCGAGTTTGTGCTTCCTGCGGAGATTCGGGTACGCCGTTATAACGGGGACGACCAGATTGCGGGCAAGAAGAGGTACTCCGTGGAGTACGGCCCGATCCTGCTGGCCGCTGTCGGATCTCCCACTGCGAACCTCACCGTGGATAAGGGCAAGGAAGCCGAGCATCTCGCCAATCATCTGGAGCCGGTTGATGGTTCGCCGCTGCACTTCACGGTTCGAGGCAACGACGGCCAGAAGTTTGTGCCGTACTGGAAGATCTCGGAAGAGGAGTTCACTTGCTATCCGCAGGTCACCGCGATGGCTTGA
- a CDS encoding TonB-dependent receptor, translating into MTHLTKTNAPSEPIANGRTNRKSSTRPRGLLKIRLSRALQTVLVLLFAAGFGPQRTMLAQTDLGFISGTVRDSADAVVPNCQIEIKNTRTATTRLVTTDQNGYFNAPSLTIGPYTVSATAPGFKHLVTNVDVTTNGATANLQLSVGNVQQEVTVTSESGSVSLQTDNHELVTTVSPTQLVNLPNNSRSILNVATLGPASQQGTDVGVDGGDEGFYGQTANSVIISGLGNAHTAFLQDGVDNTNLLTQTVNILSSVEASQEVTTILNGAPARFSQPSIINVITKSGSNQIHGTAYDFLQNDDFDAKNWFATTKPAKRYNQFGANIGAPLWKNKLFAFFDYSGLRSHTANINRDRVPTDAERLGDFSADGVTLYDPSTYNPATGTSQPFAGNKIGAISPFAQQWLKNYPEPNTTLDANNVNYVVNLPQISNYDEYLGRVDYNISQRDLLFGTVARLESQFGNDSITPGLFGIFDALKGTNISAAETHVFNANVVNVFKVGYNRSNLFRTQQGEGAVNYAAQYGLANVNPQPSQWTPPAINLNTGNYTSLGDPYSPQGAIQNRYQFTDEVSWKVGNHTFVFGGDYVRTQFNGNWVVGNNGIYNFDGSSTSAYSGGVRSATDQGNSLADLELGFPRTANAANGVTVGAFRGTDVSGYVQDDWKALPRLTFNIGLRYDFDNPPNDKNGHGGQFDVASNRVIPGTWKTNYNDWAPRFGFSYQANDRTVVRGGYGIYYAPILYNNLQFQLLYSPNFVNQSYSFNVAAPVDIQNLFVPNPSLAGQQNYTLTKTLKDTSVQDWNLNIERSLSNNTLLTIGYIGNVTRHQSARADLNQPFGLLPGNKSGILDLRPNQNVGTTDGQLNAVSANYNALAVKVERTYTNGLQFLGAYTYSKAMDILDGDNADIQNLYNPGLTYGPAGFDRTQNLIISAVYELPIGPGKKFLNSNNLINREIVGGWQLSGVQQFATGQPIQVTANNNADTSSVHSVYANRICTGNPPTGHPRLQFFDPSCYVQPATGQYGTARSGPRQPGIDTTNLSLQKAFAITERQQLQFRAEAFSVFNHPNFSTGSTSVTNPAAGLLTQEVVGQRVLQLALRYAF; encoded by the coding sequence ATGACACACCTAACCAAAACCAACGCTCCTTCAGAGCCGATCGCTAACGGCAGAACCAATCGCAAGTCCTCGACCCGGCCACGCGGCCTTCTCAAGATCAGACTTTCCCGGGCTCTCCAGACCGTACTCGTACTGCTGTTTGCTGCAGGCTTTGGTCCGCAGAGGACAATGCTCGCCCAGACCGATCTCGGCTTCATCTCAGGCACTGTCCGCGACAGCGCGGACGCGGTAGTTCCCAACTGTCAGATCGAGATCAAAAACACAAGAACAGCCACAACGCGTTTGGTCACGACGGATCAAAACGGCTACTTCAATGCTCCATCCCTCACGATCGGGCCGTATACGGTCTCGGCGACGGCGCCGGGCTTCAAACACCTGGTGACGAACGTGGACGTGACTACGAATGGTGCAACCGCCAACCTGCAACTCTCAGTTGGCAACGTGCAGCAGGAGGTGACGGTCACCTCAGAGTCTGGCTCGGTGAGTCTGCAGACCGACAATCATGAGTTGGTGACGACCGTCTCGCCGACCCAGCTGGTCAATCTGCCGAACAATAGCCGGAGCATCCTGAACGTTGCAACGCTTGGGCCCGCGTCGCAACAAGGAACCGATGTCGGCGTCGATGGCGGAGACGAAGGCTTCTACGGACAGACAGCGAACTCGGTCATCATCTCAGGGCTTGGCAATGCACACACGGCATTTCTCCAGGACGGCGTCGACAACACGAACCTGCTGACGCAGACGGTGAATATCCTGTCGTCGGTGGAGGCGAGCCAGGAGGTCACGACGATTCTGAACGGCGCTCCTGCGCGCTTCAGCCAGCCTTCGATCATCAACGTCATCACGAAGAGCGGATCGAACCAGATTCACGGAACGGCGTACGACTTTCTTCAGAATGACGACTTCGATGCCAAGAACTGGTTCGCCACTACCAAACCTGCGAAACGCTATAACCAGTTTGGAGCCAACATCGGCGCTCCGCTCTGGAAGAACAAGCTGTTCGCCTTCTTCGACTACTCGGGGCTGCGCAGCCACACGGCGAACATCAATCGCGACCGCGTTCCGACGGACGCAGAGCGCCTTGGAGACTTCTCGGCAGACGGAGTTACTCTCTACGATCCTTCCACCTACAATCCTGCAACTGGAACAAGCCAGCCGTTCGCGGGCAACAAGATCGGTGCGATCAGCCCGTTTGCGCAGCAGTGGTTGAAGAACTATCCCGAACCCAACACGACATTGGACGCGAACAACGTCAACTACGTTGTGAACCTGCCGCAGATCAGCAACTACGACGAGTACCTTGGCCGTGTCGACTACAACATCTCGCAACGGGACTTGCTGTTCGGCACGGTAGCAAGGCTGGAGAGCCAGTTCGGTAACGACAGCATTACGCCTGGGCTCTTCGGGATCTTCGATGCGCTCAAAGGAACGAATATCTCGGCCGCGGAGACGCACGTGTTCAACGCGAACGTTGTGAACGTCTTCAAGGTCGGCTACAACCGCAGCAATCTGTTTCGTACGCAGCAGGGCGAAGGAGCCGTCAACTATGCGGCACAGTATGGACTGGCGAACGTCAATCCTCAGCCTTCCCAATGGACGCCCCCTGCGATCAACTTGAACACGGGCAACTACACTTCGCTGGGAGACCCTTATTCCCCTCAGGGTGCCATTCAAAACCGCTATCAGTTCACCGACGAAGTGAGCTGGAAGGTAGGCAACCATACCTTCGTGTTCGGCGGTGATTATGTGAGGACGCAGTTCAATGGCAACTGGGTCGTCGGCAACAACGGCATCTACAACTTCGACGGCAGCTCGACCTCGGCTTATAGCGGAGGAGTACGCAGCGCGACAGATCAGGGAAACTCGCTGGCCGATCTTGAACTCGGATTCCCTCGAACCGCCAACGCTGCCAACGGCGTAACGGTGGGCGCGTTTCGCGGCACCGACGTCTCCGGCTATGTGCAGGATGACTGGAAGGCGCTGCCTCGGCTGACCTTCAACATCGGTCTGCGTTATGACTTCGACAATCCGCCGAACGACAAAAATGGCCACGGCGGGCAGTTCGATGTTGCGTCGAATCGCGTCATTCCCGGCACGTGGAAGACGAACTACAACGACTGGGCGCCCCGGTTTGGCTTCTCCTATCAGGCAAACGATCGTACCGTCGTGCGTGGTGGTTATGGCATCTACTATGCGCCAATCCTCTACAACAACCTGCAGTTCCAACTGCTCTATTCTCCGAACTTCGTGAATCAGTCTTACTCTTTCAACGTAGCGGCGCCGGTGGATATCCAAAACCTGTTTGTTCCTAATCCATCGTTGGCCGGACAACAGAACTACACCCTGACGAAGACTTTGAAAGATACGTCGGTTCAGGACTGGAACCTCAACATCGAGCGGTCGCTCAGTAACAACACTCTGTTGACGATCGGTTATATCGGGAATGTGACTCGTCATCAGTCCGCGCGCGCCGATCTCAATCAGCCCTTTGGATTGTTGCCCGGAAACAAGAGCGGCATCCTCGATCTGAGACCGAATCAAAACGTGGGAACGACTGACGGCCAGCTCAACGCGGTCTCGGCCAACTACAACGCTCTCGCGGTCAAAGTGGAGAGAACCTATACAAACGGGCTGCAGTTCCTGGGCGCTTACACCTACTCCAAGGCAATGGATATTCTCGATGGCGATAACGCGGATATTCAAAATCTCTATAACCCTGGCCTGACCTATGGGCCCGCAGGCTTCGACCGGACGCAGAATCTCATTATCAGCGCGGTCTACGAGTTGCCCATCGGCCCTGGAAAGAAGTTTTTGAACTCCAATAACCTGATCAATCGTGAGATCGTAGGCGGCTGGCAGCTCTCTGGAGTTCAGCAGTTCGCCACCGGTCAGCCGATCCAGGTCACGGCCAACAACAATGCTGATACCAGCTCGGTGCACAGCGTGTATGCCAATAGGATCTGCACTGGAAATCCGCCTACAGGACATCCGCGGCTCCAGTTCTTTGATCCGTCCTGCTATGTGCAGCCCGCCACAGGCCAGTATGGAACGGCCAGAAGTGGACCGCGTCAGCCTGGCATCGACACGACGAACCTGAGCCTGCAGAAGGCGTTTGCGATTACCGAGCGGCAGCAGCTTCAGTTCCGTGCAGAGGCGTTCAGCGTCTTCAACCACCCTAACTTTTCTACCGGCAGCACCAGCGTTACCAATCCGGCTGCCGGACTACTCACCCAGGAAGTTGTTGGTCAGCGAGTGCTGCAGCTTGCTTTGCGTTACGCGTTCTAA